The Barnesiella intestinihominis YIT 11860 DNA window CCTCTTATGTACTTTCTGTTCGTCGGTACAGACTTTTGCAGTTCTGCTTCCTTCAGTGCATACCTCACGATAAACCACCTTGCAGCTTGCTAACGATTCGGGGTTTCAATCCGCTCGTAAGGGACTTGCACCCTCTGGAAAAATAACACCCCGAAAACTTGGTTCGTAAAACTAAATTTGTATTTTTGAACTATTTGAAAAGCTTTCGGGGTGTGTCCTGCATATGCAGGGCACACACATATGGTAGCCGATAATTGCCGGCTTTCGTGCCAACTTGATACTTTGGTGCTTTTAACGAACCGAAGTGCTAAATTGATACGAAAGTGCTGTAAATCCGGCAACTACGGCTACCATTTTTCGTTATGCGGCAGCTTAAAAGACGACACCAAACCAGAAAAATCATCTTGACAACCACCCGACTTTGAACTACGAAGGATGAAATTTTTCAGGGACAACTTCCAGCATTTCCAAAAAACAGTTTACCCATTGACTTGGAGACAAACAAACAATTTGAGCATTAAGGTTTAAACCGAATTTTTCCGAAATTGACCTGACCTGACTTTTCCTGAAAATCGACTTTAAAGCTGTTTTTACAGATAAATCAGGTTTCTCTAACAGACAGGAAATAAATGCTAAGTATTTGGCTTTAAACTTAAAATCAAAAAATAACTGTTTTCTTTTAATGTTTAACAGGGCTGATTTGACAGTTGGCGGTGGAAAGAAACTTTCAGGACCTACCTCATAGACAAGTTTCAAATCAAAAAAAGTATGATAGAAAACGGTATATGGATTGTAAAGCTTCCTCGAAAATAACTTTTGTGTAGGTTCTAA harbors:
- the erm(F) gene encoding 23S rRNA (adenine(2058)-N(6))-methyltransferase Erm(F); this translates as MTKKKLPVRFTGQHFTIDKVLIKDAIRQANISNQDTVLDIGAGKGFLTVHLLKIANNVVAIENDTALVEHLRKLFSDARNVQVVGCDFRNFAVPKFPFKVVSNIPYGITSDIFKILMFESLGNFLGGSIVLQLEPTQKLFSRKLYNPYTVFYHTFFDLKLVYEVGPESFFPPPTVKSALLNIKRKQLFFDFKFKAKYLAFISCLLEKPDLSVKTALKSIFRKSQVRSISEKFGLNLNAQIVCLSPSQWVNCFLEMLEVVPEKFHPS